CCCAGTCCTGCGTTTCACGCCGCGACGCCGTGGCAATGACGGTGAGATCGGTCAGCACCCGAGCGACCTGGATGGCGATCGAGCCGACGCCGCCAGCGCCGCCGATGATGAGGATGGAGCGCGCCGCACCCGAAACCGGATCCTGCACCTTCAGCCGATCGAACAGCGCCTCATAGGCGGTGATCGTGGTCAGCGGCAGCGCTGCAGCGGCGGCGAAATCGAGGCTCTTCGGCTTGGCGCCGACGATGCGCTCGTCGACGAGATGGAATTCGGCATTGGTGCCGGAGCGGGCGAGGGCGCCCGAGTAGAACACCTGGTCGCCGGGCTTGAACAGGGTGACGTCGGCGCCGACGGCCTTGACGATGCCGGCGGCATCCCAGCCCAATACCCTTGGCTCGTCCGTGGGCGGCGCCACATGAGCGCGGATTTTGACATCGGCTGGATTGACGGAAACGGCCTTGATCTCGACCAGCAGGTCGTGGCCTCGGGCTTCCGGCATCGGCAGCTCGATATCGATCAGCGAGGTCTCGGCGGTAATGGGTTGTGGGCTATTGTAGGCAACGGCGCGCATGGCAAACTCCTGTGTTCTTTGCACGGAGGCTAGATGCGCACTATGATGAAACAGCGCAAGAATGCACAAATTCTGTACATAGTACCAAAAAGGATACAGTAAAAATGTCGTTGCCCCGCGCCAAATTTATCAAGAATTTCCCCGGTTGCCCTGTGGAGGCGACGCTGGGTTTTCTCGACGGCAAATGGAAAGGGGTGATCCTCTTTCACCTGATGCAGGGCACGCTGCGCTTCAATGAATTGCGCCGCAAGCTGCCGGCCGTCACCCAGCGCATGCTGACCAAGCAACTGCGGGAACTGGAACAGTCCGGGCTGGTGTCGCGCACTGTCTATCCCGTCGTGCCGCCGCATGTCGATTATGCGATGACGCCGCTCGGCATGACGCTGAAGCCGGTCGTCGACGCGCTCGCCGCCTGGGGCGACGATTACGTCTTCTGCAGCCCTGAAGGGCGTGAGCTGCGTATGGCTTCAGACGGGATTTATGCGCCGGCGCGGCGCTCCAGCCGTGCGGAGGCGGCGAAGACGAACAGGCCGAGGAAGGAAAGTGCTGCGCCGACATAACCGGTGGCGGCGAAACCGTAACCCCAGGCGATGACGAGGCCGCCGAGCCAGGCGCCGATCGCATTGGCGATGTTGAAGGCGGAATGGTTGGAGGCGGCGGCAAGCGTCTGCGCATCGGCGGCGACATCCATCAGCCGGGTCTGCAGCGCCGGGCCGGCGGCAAAACCGCAGCCGACCAGGAAGACCGAGAGACCGAGCATATAGGGGTTGGCGGCGGTCAGCGAGAAGGTGGTCAGCACGACGATATTGTAGACGAGTGAGCCGCCGATCGTGCCGAGCAGCGATTTGTCGGCCAGCCACGAGCCGATGAAATTGCCGGCATTCATGCCGACGCCGAAGAGCACCAGCATGATCGGAACGGCGGTTTCCGGCAGCATCGCCACTTCGGTCGTCGTCGAGGCGATATAGCTGAACATCGCAAACATGCCGCCGTAGCCGACGGCGGCGATGCCGAGCGTCAACCACACCTGCGGCCGGCGGAAGGCGCCGAGTTCGCGCAGGAAGCTTGCCTCTTCGGAAACCCTGTCCTGGGGAACATAAAACCAGATCAGCACCACCGTCAGCAGGCCGAGCACGCCGACGGAGAAAAATGCGATCTGCCAGTCGAGCGACTGGCCGAAGAATGTCGTCAAGGGCGTGCCGAGAAGCGTCGCGACGGTCAGGCCGAGCATGACGCGGCCGACGGCCCGCGCGCGGCGATGCACCGGCACCATCGAGGCGGCGACCAGCGCCGCGACACCGAAATAGGCGCCATGCGGCAGCCCGCTGACGAAGCGCAGCAGCGTGAAGGTTTCGAAGGTCGGCGCCATGGCGCTGAAGATATTGCCGGCGGCAAAGATCAGCATCAGTGTGAGCAGCAGGGTGCGGCGCGCCATTTTCGCGGCGAGCACGGCGATAACCGGTGCGCCGATGACGACGCCGAGCGCATAGGCGCTGATGACGTAGCCGGCCTGCGGCGTCGTCACCGAGAAGGTGTCGGCGACATTCGGCAGCAGCCCCATGATCGCGAATTCGCCGGTGCCGATGCCGAAGCCGCCGCAGGCGAGCGCCAGCTGAACCAGGGCGACGGTCGTTGCCGACGGCAGCTCGTCATCCGGCTGGCTTCCGATGGAATCATTGATGGCGATCTCACTCATGAGCGCTCCTCGGGACGGTTTTCTGCTTGGCAATGGCCTGAGGCGCAAGCGCGGCCGCGAGGCGATCGTGGTATAGGGCGGGAAGTGGAGACGATCTCTCCGATATCTGATCTATCGGTGATGGGCGGGCAGGCGTCGAGTGCATTTTTCGCAGTGCAGCGTCCTGCTATGTGCATATGTCCGTTGCAATATTTGCATTTCTGTCATTCCCTCAGAAAGGCGCATGCGCTTGAAATCGCGAATGCCGCAACCATCTCAAGGCAAAGGCAGGACCAATTCCGCGCCAGGGACGGGAGCCCTTATGAAGCTTGTAGGCTTTTTCAATCGCGACGGCGGCACCTTCAGGACCACCGACATGCTGGCCTACGAAAAGAGGGCGGAGGAGGCGTTCCGCGACGCGGGGCATGATTTCGACGCCATCGTCTTCTCCGGAAAGGAGATCATTCCTGCCATGGAGCGGGCTGCCCAGCGTGACGATATCGACGGCATCGTCGCCGGCGGCGGCGACGGCACGATTTCAGCCGCGGCATCGATCGCCTGGAAGAACGGCATTGCGCTCGGCGTCGTGCCGGCCGGCACCATGAACCTTTTTGCCCGCTCGCTGCGCGTGCCGCTCGATATCTGGCAGGCGCTCGATGTGCTTGCATCAGGCGAGATCGACAATGTCGATATTGCCAGCGCCAACGGCCGCCCCTTCATCCACCAGTTTTCCGCCGGCCTGCACGCCCGCATGGTGCGCTACCGCAACGCCTACAGCTATCGTTCCCGGCTGGGCAAGATCCGGGCGAGCACGAAGGCGGCTTTGGGTGTCGTGTTCAATCCGCCGGAATTCGAAGTCGAGTTCGAGGCGGCCGGCATGCGGGAGCGCCGCTGGGTGTCGGCAATCTCGGTCTCCAACAATCCTTTCGGCGAAAACGCGCTGCTCTATGCCGATAATCTCAGAACCGGCGAACTCGGCTTCTATACCGCAAATCCGCTAAAACCCCTCGGTGTCGCCCGCCTCGCCATCGACATGCTGCGCGGCAAGGTCCGCGAAAACGCCGACGTCATGGTGATGCACCCGGCCGAAGTGCACTTGCATTTTCCGAAGCTGCGCTCCAAGGCCAATTGCGTGATGGACGGCGAACTGCTGCCGCTTGAACGCAATGTCTCGATCCGGCTGCATCCGGGCGAGTTGAAGGTTCTGGTCAAGCAGGGGCTGGCGGCGCAGGTGGATGAGGCCGAACGGCGCGAGCCCGCCGCGTAAGTCGGCCGCGGCGTAAGCTTCAGAGCCGCGGCAGATAGGTGCGGTAATCGAAATCCGAGACGGTGCGCAGATGCGCGAGTGCTTCCTTGCGCTTGGTGTCGCCATAAAGCGCCTGATAGCGTGCGCCGAAGGTATCGGCGATGAAGGGCGAGGTGCGGAAGGTCTCGACCGCGCTCAGGAAATCATGGGTCAGCCGTGTCGTATCGGCAGGCGTGTGGGCGGGCGTCGTCTCCTCGCCGGGGTCGAGTTCGCTGTCGAGACCAAGCAGCATGCCGCCGAGGATAGCCGCCAGCAGCAGATAGGGATTGGCATCGGCGCCGGCGACGCGGTGCTCGATGCGGGCGGCCGGACCGTCCTTGTCGGGTATGCGGATCGCCGTGCCGCGATGGCCGCTGCCCCAGGTCAGATCGACAGGTGCAAACGAGCCCGGCTGGAAGCGGCGATAGGAATTGGCGAAGGGGGCGAAGATCAGCTGCGCCGCGCGCATCGTGTCGAGTAGGCCTGCCGTCACCGATTTCAGCCGCGTCGGTTCGCCGCCCTTGGCATCGAGAATGTTGCGGCCTTGGCTGTCGATGACGCTCGCATGCACATGCAGGCCGGAGCCGGCATGGTCGGAATAGGGCTTGGCCATGCAGGTCGATTTCAGCTCGTGGCGGCGCGCCGCCTGTTCGGCGATGCGCTTGAGATAGAGGCAGTCGTCGGCGGCCGCCAGCGCATCGGGGCGATGCAGCAGGTTGACCTCGAACTGGCCCGGGCCGAATTCCGCCGTCGTCGCATCCGCCGGCAGTCCCTGCGCCTTGGCATAGGCCCTCAGCGTCTTGAGATAGCCGTCGAGCGCATCGACGGCGCTCATGTCATAGAGCTGGAAACCGTTCGGCTCGCCGCGATAGGTGAGGCTTTCAGGCGGGGAAGGGCGCCCGGTCTCGCGCCAGTCCCCCGACATCACGTAGAATTCCAGTTCGGTGGCGACGACAGGCGTCAGCCCGCGTACCCGATAGCGCTCGACCACCGAAGCCAGGATGGCGCGCGGGTCCATGAAGCTCGGGCTGCCATCGAATTCGTGCATGGTGGCAAGCACCTGCATCGAACCATCCGGCGCCCAAGGCATCGGCGCCAGGCTGCGCCGGTCGGCAACGACCATGCCGTCGGGGTCGCCGATCGTCAGCGACAGGCCGGTAATGTCGTCATTGTCGTCGCCCCAGATGTCGAGCGATTGCGTCGAGGTCGGCAGGCGGATCTCGCCGGCCCAGACCTTGCCTTCGGCGCCTGATGGAAGCTGCTTGCCGCGCAGATCGCCGTTCATGCCGACGATCAGGATCTCGAAACGCGGGTCGTCGCCCTCGGCCTTGCCGTCCATCCTGTCGCTCGCCATGACCTTGAAAATCCTCCGGGACAAGGCCAAGCTCCTATCCCATCGATAGCAGCCTTTCAATCCGCGAGGGTCTTCACCTTATGTCCGATACTTACCCGCCCTCGAACCTTGCCGCGATCGACGCCGCACACCATCTGCATCCCTTCGCCGACATGAAGAAGCTGAATGCCGATGGCACACGCATCATCCAGCGCGGCGAGGGCGTTCATATCTTCGACAATCACGGCAGGAAATATCTCGACGGCTTCGCCGGCCTCTGGTGCGTCAATATCGGCTACGGCCGCCGGGAGATCACTGACGCCGTCGCAAGACAGATGAACGAGCTGCCCTATTACAACACCTTCTTCGGCACGAGTTCGACGCCGGCGACACTGCTTGCCCAGAAGGTCACCTCACACGCCGGAGAACGTTTCAATCACATCTTCTTCACCGGCTCCGGCTCGGAGGCGAACGACACCTGGTTCCGCATGGCCCGCGTCTACTGGAGCGCCGTCGGCAAGCCGTCGAAGAAAATCGTCATAGCAAGGAAGAACGGCTATCACGGTTCAACCGTCGCCGGCGCCAGCCTCGGCGGCATGAAATATATGCACGAGCAGGGCGACCTGCCGATCCCAGGCATCGTCCATATCGGCCAGCCCTACTGGTACGGCGAGGGCGGCGATCTCTCGGCTGATGAATTCGGCCTCAAGATCGCCCGCGAGCTCGAGGCGAAGATCGACGAGCTCGGCGAGGAGAATGTCGCCGCCTTCGTCGCCGAGCCGGTGCAGGGCGCTGCCGGCGTCATCATCCCGCCGGAGACCTACTGGCCGGAGATCGACCGCATCTGCAAGGCGCGCAATATCTTGCTGGTGACCGACGAGGTGATCTGCGGTTTCGGCCGGCTGGGCGCCTGGTTCGGCCACCAGCATTTCGGCGTCGAGCCGGATCTCGCGCCGATCGCCAAGGGGCTGTCCTCCGGCTACCTGCCGATCGGCGGCGTCCTCGTCAGCGACCGCATCGCCGATGTGCTGATCAACGAGGTCGGCGAGTTCAATCACGGTTTCACCTATTCCGGTCATCCGGTCTGCGCGGCCGCCGCCCTCGAAAACCTGCGCATCATCGAGGAGGAGAAACTGGTCGAACGCGTGCGCGACGATATCGGCCCCTATTTCGGCAAGGCCTGGGCAGCACTCGCCGACCATGATCTGGTCGGCGAAGCCGAGAGTATCGGCCTGATGGGCGGCCTGCAGCTTGCCGCCGATAAGAGCACGCGCAGCCGTTTCGACAAACCCGATCAGATCGGTGCCCTGGTGCGCAACCACGCGCTCGCCAACGGCCTCGTGCTGCGGGCCACCGGCGACCGGATGCTGGCCTCGCCACCGCTCGTCATCAGCCATGCGGAGGTAGACGAGATGGCAAGGATTACCAGGCTGGCGCTGGATTTGGCCTGGAAGGAACTGAAATCGTGATTTCGCTCAGCCCGGCTGGTCGATCCAGGCATAGCCGAAACGATAGCGATCGTCGCCGCGCCCGTAGAAATAGGGCACGTCGATCACCAATCCCTCAGGCGCGGAGGCGCCGAGATTGGCTTGCAGCCATTGGGCCATGGCCGGCGGGAGTGCTTCGCTGCCGCCCTTCGGCGGTATCAGCCAGACGAGGAGAAGCGGTCGCCGGCCGGCAAGATCCGGATGGAAGCCGGGATAATCGACGGAGAGGACCGGCACGCCGGGAATATCCTGCCTGAGATTGCCGGCAAGCAGGCTGTCGCCGGCTAGGATCGCCATCGGCTCGGCCTGTTTGCGCAGGTTTTCCAGCATCGTGGCATAGGGCCTGTTCAATCGTTCGTAATGACCGGTGAAGCGTGCGGCCGCGACGCTGCCGTAAAGGGCGGCCGGCACGCCGATCATGATGATGGCGACGGCGACCATGAAACGCCGGAAGGCCCGGCCTGTCGTGACGCCGGCGGCCTCGATCTTCAGGCAGAAATAGAGCGGCAGGATGAAGAGCATCGGCACCAGCCAGCGATCCTTGATGCCGGCCGCGCCGCCGAAGACGATTAGAAAGAGAATGCCGATGAGGAAGACGAGCAGCATCCGCTCGATGAGCCGCGTCCATTCCGAGCCGGCGGTGAGCGCCGGACGCAGGCTCTTGCCGAAGACGATGGCGAAGACTGCCACGGTCAATCCGGCAAAGCTGATGATGGCGAGAGCAAGCGAGCTGACACCCATGGTGACCTGCATGAGATAGCTCGCATCGCCGCTCGCGGTCATCTTCTCCAGCGTGCGGGCGGTGGCGAAATCGAGATTGTCCTTCAGCCAGAAGAGATGCGGCAGGACGATGATCAGCGCCACGACAGCGGTCAGCACCAGCCGCCAATCGAAGATCCGCGCTCGCCAACGCGCATCCGCCAGTGCGGCAATCAGCGCCGCCGCCGGCAGGATGGCGAAATTATATTTGGCCAGTAGGCCGAAGCCGATGCCGATGCCGGCGATCAGATAGGAGGCAAGGCTTGGCTGCTTCAGGCTGCGGATGAAGCCGTAAAAGAAGATGCTGGCCGAGAAGAACACCGCGACCGTATGCGTGAGGTCGCGCTGCATCTCGAAAGCCATCTGCGGGATGGTCAGCAGCCCCAGTGTTGATATCGCCACCAGCGCCTTGTCGCGCAGGAGAAGGCGCGCGGTCAGACCGTAAAGCAGGTAGGAAATGAACAGCAGAAGGTTCTTCACGAGAGAAAGTGCGGCAAGCGAGACGCCTGCAAATTGGAAGACGGTGTATTGAAGCCAGTTGTAGAAGGGCGGCTGCGGGCCGTAACCGGCGGCAAGCCATTGCGAGCGGAAGGCCTGTTCGGCCTCGTCGAGATCGAGCGAATGCGAGGTCGCCAGCCGCACGCCGATCTGGAGCACGAAATAGGCGGCCAGCAGGACGAAAATCCAGCGGATGTCGCGGGTGTCGGTTTCGGTCATCTATCTGGTCCCCGGCTGAACCCAGGCATAACCCAGCGCGAAATTGTCGCCCTGGCGGCCGAAATAATAGGGAAGCGACAGCGAGCCGATCTCCTGCGGCGCAATGCCTGCCGTTGCCAGTGCCGACGAAAATCGTTCCGGCATCACCGCATCGGCGGCTGTCGCCGTCTTCTTACCGCGCCAGACGACCAGCACCGGTCCCTTGGCCTCGGCATAGGCTGATATGCCCGGTGCCGGGAAATCCGGGATGACCACCGGCACGTCGGGAAATTGCAGCCGTATGTTGCCGCCGATATAGGTGTCCGAGGCGATCACCAGCGCCGGTTCCGCCTGCCGCGTCATCTCGCGGGAAAGGCCCGCCATCGGCACGTTCGGCCTGCTGTAGACGCCGAACAGCCCGGCGCCGACGACGCGCAGGCCGAGTGCGATCAGCACGCAGGCCATCAGCACCGGCAGCACCGGCCGGAGGCGCCGCAGCCCGGCGGAAAGGTCGATGCCGGCCGCCTGCATCTTCGCCAGGAAATAGATCGGCAGCACCAGCAGGAACGGGTCGAGCCAGCGCTCGCGCACGGTGGTGGAACCGGTGAAGAGCACGATGAGAACGATGCCGGCAAGACTTGCGAGCATCATCCGCTCCATCATCCCGGTCCAGCGGTTGCCGGCCGAAAGAGCACGGACAAAATCCCGGCGGAAGGTGGCGGCAAAGATGGCGACCGGCAGGGCCGCAAAGGCGATGATGGCGACAACGAAGGCGATGAGGCCTTTGCCGGCTCGCGCGATGCCGGCCGGTTCGTTGCCGGCCGCCATCTTGACCAGAGTATCGGAGGAGGCGAATGCGAGATTGTCCCGCAGCCAGATCGCGTGCGGCAGGATGATGACGAGCGCGACGGTGATCGCCGCCAGCATGCGCCAGTCGAACGCCCTGCGCCGCCATTCGGCATCCGGCAGGATGGCGATCAAGGCCGCGGCCGGCATCAGCGCGAAATTATATTTCGAGATCAGGCCGATGCCTGTGGCAAGCCCGAGCAGCAGATAGCTGCCGATATCGGGCCGGTCGAGGGTGCGGAAGAAGCCGTAGAGAAACAATGCGCTGGCAAAGAGCAGCGCCGTCGTGTGGGTCAGATCCTGCTGGGCCATAAAGGAGACCTGGGGCAGGGTGATCAGCGCCAGCATGCCGACGGCGGCAAGCGCCTGATCCTTCAAGGCTTCGCGCCCGGCAAGGCCGTAAAAGAGGTAGCACAGGAAAAGCAGGATGTTCTTCGGCACGATCAGCGCACCGATCGACATGCCCGTCACCGAAACGACGGCATATTGCATCCAGTTATAGAAGGGCGGCTGCGGGCCGTAGCCCGCCAGCAGATATTGCGAGAAGAAGGATTGCTCTGCCTCGTCGAGCTCCAGCGAATGCGGAAGCGCGATGCGCAGCACGATGTTGAGCACGAAATAGGCCGCAAGCAGCAGGCCCGCGGTTTTGATCGTCCTCGTCGCGCGCTCCAGCATCGTGCTGCCGGCTTAGGCTTGGCTTCGATCGTCGAAGATCTGCCGCACGATATAATTCGGAGAGGCGTCGTCGCGATAATAGGTGCGCGCGATCATCTCCGCCAGGATGCCTGTAGTGATCATCTGTACCGACGACAGCAGCAGCACGACGCCGACCATCAGCATCGGGCGCGTGCCGATGTCGTTGCCCATGATGAATTTGTCGAAGCCGAGATAGAGGAGGATCAGCATGGCGACCGCGCCGAGGCCGAGACCGAGCGAGCCGAAGAAATGCCCGGGCCGTGCCTTGTAGCGCATGAAGAACATCACCGACAGCAGGTCGAGGATGACGCGGAAGGTGCGCGAAATACCGTATTTCGAAACGCCGTGTTCGCGGGCATGGTGGGTGACGGTCATCTCGCCGATACGCGAGCTCGGGACGACGCCGGCCACCCAGGCCGGGATGAAGCGGTGCATTTCGCCCATCAGCTTCACCTGCTTGATGATCGAGGCGCGGTAGATCTTCAGGCTGCAGCCGTAATCGTGCAGCTTCACGCCGGTGATCCGGCCGATCAGGTAATTGGCGCACCAGGAGGGGATCTTGCGCAAGAACAGACCGTCCTTGCGGTTCTTGCGCCATCCCACAAGGAGGTCGAGTTCACGCCGTTCCAGTTCGGCGACCATCGAAGGAATGTCCTTCGGATCGTTCTGCAGGTCGCCGTCCATCGTTGCGATCAGGCGGCCCTGGGCGGTGTCGATACCGGCCTGCATGGCGGCAGTCTGGCCGAAGTTGCGCTGCAGCTCGACGATCCTGAGCGTCAGCCCTTCGCGTCCGACGAATTTGCGGGCGTTGACGAGCGTCGCATCCGTGCTGCCGTCGTCGATGAGGATCAGCTCCCAGCGATGGGGATAGCCGGCCATCGCAGCCACGACACGCTCGACGAGCGGGCCGACGCTATCCTCTTCGTTGAAAATGGGCACGACCAGCGACAGCTCGAGCGATTGTACCGGATCATTCGTACCGCGCATGGGCTCAACGGTTGTCTGCAACTTTCATCTCCAAAAGGCCGGACGGCCAGGCAATCCTTACTGCCGCCGCCGCACTTGCGGAAGGCTAGTACATGAAGTGTCCACCGGTTGCCAGCCGGCAATGCCGGTTTCCCCGCAATCGGCTGACCTGTGGGAACGCTATTTCGCGCCTCCCTCCACCCAGGAATAACCGATGGAGAAACTGTGTTTGCCGTCACCGAAGAGATAGGGCAGCGTCAACGTGTTCAATTCCTGCAGATGAATGCCCGATCTCACGAGATCGTTGGCAAAACCGGGAGAGATTGTCGGGTCATCGGCGGTCTCGCCGCGCCAGATAACCAGCACCGGCCCCTTCGCAGTCGCATATTCGGGAACCCCGGAACCCGGGAAGAACGGTATCACCACCGGAACATCGGGTAGTTGAAGCCTCATATTGCCGGCGACGAACTTTGTCCCAGCCACGATGAGAACCGGCTTGCGGGTCGCGGTCAGTTCGGCGACGTAGCCGGCGAAGGGGACGTTCGTTCTCGTATAGGTGCCGATGTATTGAATGCCGATGATCCGGAAGAGAAGGATCGACAGGATGATGACCATGAACATCGGCACCACGGGGCGGAAGCGAGCAAGGCCGGCGGAAAGATCGACATCCGCGGTTTTCAGTTTCAGGAACAGATAGATCGGCAGGACGAGCAGGCAGGGGTCGAGCCAGCGCTCGTGAATATCGCTTGCGCCGGCGACGAGGATCACGCCGACGAATGCGAGCAGGCTGACGAGCATCATCCGCTCGATCACCCGGATTATCGGGCTGGAGGAGGAGAGCGCGCGAAAGAAATCCCGCCGGAAGGCGGCGGCAAGCAGAACGATCGGCAATGCGACGAAGCCGAGGACGGCGATGATGAGAGATAACAGTCCCTGCCCGATACGGGGGATGCCGGCAGGCGCCACATGTTCGGCGGTCATCCGCTCCAGCGTCGGCGCAGAGGCGCTGAGGAGATTGTCGGGCAGCCAGAGCGCATGCGGAAGCACGATCAGGATGGCGACGACGATCGCCGGCAGCAAACGCCAGTCGATGAGGCGGCTGCGCCACTCCCGGTCCGGCAGCACGGCGATGAGCGCTGAGGCCGGCAGGATGGCGAAATTATATTTCGAGATCAGCCCAATGCCGGTGGCGATGCCGATGACGAGGAAGCTTGTAATCGTCGGCTGCCGCAGCGTGCGGAAAAAACCGAAGAGGAAGAGCGAGGTCGCAAACAAGAGGGCGACGGTATGGGTCAATTCGCGCTGCGCCATCAGACCCACCTGCGGCAGCGTAATCAGGCTCAGCATGGCGACGGCTGCCAGCGAACGGTTCTTCAGCACCTCGCGGGCGGCAAGCCCGTAGAACACATAGCAGCCGAAGAGAATGATGTTCTTGGGAACCGAGAGCACCCACATCGATATGCCGGTCACCGAAACGATGGCATATTGTATCCAGTTGTAGAAGGGCGGCTGCGGGCCGTAGCCGGCAAGCA
This Rhizobium acidisoli DNA region includes the following protein-coding sequences:
- a CDS encoding ArnT family glycosyltransferase, whose protein sequence is MTETDTRDIRWIFVLLAAYFVLQIGVRLATSHSLDLDEAEQAFRSQWLAAGYGPQPPFYNWLQYTVFQFAGVSLAALSLVKNLLLFISYLLYGLTARLLLRDKALVAISTLGLLTIPQMAFEMQRDLTHTVAVFFSASIFFYGFIRSLKQPSLASYLIAGIGIGFGLLAKYNFAILPAAALIAALADARWRARIFDWRLVLTAVVALIIVLPHLFWLKDNLDFATARTLEKMTASGDASYLMQVTMGVSSLALAIISFAGLTVAVFAIVFGKSLRPALTAGSEWTRLIERMLLVFLIGILFLIVFGGAAGIKDRWLVPMLFILPLYFCLKIEAAGVTTGRAFRRFMVAVAIIMIGVPAALYGSVAAARFTGHYERLNRPYATMLENLRKQAEPMAILAGDSLLAGNLRQDIPGVPVLSVDYPGFHPDLAGRRPLLLVWLIPPKGGSEALPPAMAQWLQANLGASAPEGLVIDVPYFYGRGDDRYRFGYAWIDQPG
- a CDS encoding aspartate aminotransferase family protein, giving the protein MSDTYPPSNLAAIDAAHHLHPFADMKKLNADGTRIIQRGEGVHIFDNHGRKYLDGFAGLWCVNIGYGRREITDAVARQMNELPYYNTFFGTSSTPATLLAQKVTSHAGERFNHIFFTGSGSEANDTWFRMARVYWSAVGKPSKKIVIARKNGYHGSTVAGASLGGMKYMHEQGDLPIPGIVHIGQPYWYGEGGDLSADEFGLKIARELEAKIDELGEENVAAFVAEPVQGAAGVIIPPETYWPEIDRICKARNILLVTDEVICGFGRLGAWFGHQHFGVEPDLAPIAKGLSSGYLPIGGVLVSDRIADVLINEVGEFNHGFTYSGHPVCAAAALENLRIIEEEKLVERVRDDIGPYFGKAWAALADHDLVGEAESIGLMGGLQLAADKSTRSRFDKPDQIGALVRNHALANGLVLRATGDRMLASPPLVISHAEVDEMARITRLALDLAWKELKS
- a CDS encoding MFS transporter encodes the protein MSEIAINDSIGSQPDDELPSATTVALVQLALACGGFGIGTGEFAIMGLLPNVADTFSVTTPQAGYVISAYALGVVIGAPVIAVLAAKMARRTLLLTLMLIFAAGNIFSAMAPTFETFTLLRFVSGLPHGAYFGVAALVAASMVPVHRRARAVGRVMLGLTVATLLGTPLTTFFGQSLDWQIAFFSVGVLGLLTVVLIWFYVPQDRVSEEASFLRELGAFRRPQVWLTLGIAAVGYGGMFAMFSYIASTTTEVAMLPETAVPIMLVLFGVGMNAGNFIGSWLADKSLLGTIGGSLVYNIVVLTTFSLTAANPYMLGLSVFLVGCGFAAGPALQTRLMDVAADAQTLAAASNHSAFNIANAIGAWLGGLVIAWGYGFAATGYVGAALSFLGLFVFAASARLERRAGA
- a CDS encoding glutamine synthetase family protein, giving the protein MASDRMDGKAEGDDPRFEILIVGMNGDLRGKQLPSGAEGKVWAGEIRLPTSTQSLDIWGDDNDDITGLSLTIGDPDGMVVADRRSLAPMPWAPDGSMQVLATMHEFDGSPSFMDPRAILASVVERYRVRGLTPVVATELEFYVMSGDWRETGRPSPPESLTYRGEPNGFQLYDMSAVDALDGYLKTLRAYAKAQGLPADATTAEFGPGQFEVNLLHRPDALAAADDCLYLKRIAEQAARRHELKSTCMAKPYSDHAGSGLHVHASVIDSQGRNILDAKGGEPTRLKSVTAGLLDTMRAAQLIFAPFANSYRRFQPGSFAPVDLTWGSGHRGTAIRIPDKDGPAARIEHRVAGADANPYLLLAAILGGMLLGLDSELDPGEETTPAHTPADTTRLTHDFLSAVETFRTSPFIADTFGARYQALYGDTKRKEALAHLRTVSDFDYRTYLPRL
- a CDS encoding diacylglycerol/lipid kinase family protein, with the protein product MKLVGFFNRDGGTFRTTDMLAYEKRAEEAFRDAGHDFDAIVFSGKEIIPAMERAAQRDDIDGIVAGGGDGTISAAASIAWKNGIALGVVPAGTMNLFARSLRVPLDIWQALDVLASGEIDNVDIASANGRPFIHQFSAGLHARMVRYRNAYSYRSRLGKIRASTKAALGVVFNPPEFEVEFEAAGMRERRWVSAISVSNNPFGENALLYADNLRTGELGFYTANPLKPLGVARLAIDMLRGKVRENADVMVMHPAEVHLHFPKLRSKANCVMDGELLPLERNVSIRLHPGELKVLVKQGLAAQVDEAERREPAA
- a CDS encoding glycosyltransferase family 39 protein, with product MLERATRTIKTAGLLLAAYFVLNIVLRIALPHSLELDEAEQSFFSQYLLAGYGPQPPFYNWMQYAVVSVTGMSIGALIVPKNILLFLCYLFYGLAGREALKDQALAAVGMLALITLPQVSFMAQQDLTHTTALLFASALFLYGFFRTLDRPDIGSYLLLGLATGIGLISKYNFALMPAAALIAILPDAEWRRRAFDWRMLAAITVALVIILPHAIWLRDNLAFASSDTLVKMAAGNEPAGIARAGKGLIAFVVAIIAFAALPVAIFAATFRRDFVRALSAGNRWTGMMERMMLASLAGIVLIVLFTGSTTVRERWLDPFLLVLPIYFLAKMQAAGIDLSAGLRRLRPVLPVLMACVLIALGLRVVGAGLFGVYSRPNVPMAGLSREMTRQAEPALVIASDTYIGGNIRLQFPDVPVVIPDFPAPGISAYAEAKGPVLVVWRGKKTATAADAVMPERFSSALATAGIAPQEIGSLSLPYYFGRQGDNFALGYAWVQPGTR
- a CDS encoding winged helix-turn-helix transcriptional regulator; this encodes MSLPRAKFIKNFPGCPVEATLGFLDGKWKGVILFHLMQGTLRFNELRRKLPAVTQRMLTKQLRELEQSGLVSRTVYPVVPPHVDYAMTPLGMTLKPVVDALAAWGDDYVFCSPEGRELRMASDGIYAPARRSSRAEAAKTNRPRKESAAPT
- a CDS encoding zinc-binding alcohol dehydrogenase family protein; translated protein: MRAVAYNSPQPITAETSLIDIELPMPEARGHDLLVEIKAVSVNPADVKIRAHVAPPTDEPRVLGWDAAGIVKAVGADVTLFKPGDQVFYSGALARSGTNAEFHLVDERIVGAKPKSLDFAAAAALPLTTITAYEALFDRLKVQDPVSGAARSILIIGGAGGVGSIAIQVARVLTDLTVIATASRRETQDWVKDLGAHHVIDHSSPIAPQVAALGIGAPGFIFSTTNTDLHIGDIVEVIAPQGRFALIDNPKTLDVVPFMRKSASIHWELMFTRPLFETPDMIEQHRLLNRISELVDAGRIRTTLSETIGPINAANLKKAHAMVETGRMKGKAVLAGF
- a CDS encoding glycosyltransferase family 2 protein → MQTTVEPMRGTNDPVQSLELSLVVPIFNEEDSVGPLVERVVAAMAGYPHRWELILIDDGSTDATLVNARKFVGREGLTLRIVELQRNFGQTAAMQAGIDTAQGRLIATMDGDLQNDPKDIPSMVAELERRELDLLVGWRKNRKDGLFLRKIPSWCANYLIGRITGVKLHDYGCSLKIYRASIIKQVKLMGEMHRFIPAWVAGVVPSSRIGEMTVTHHAREHGVSKYGISRTFRVILDLLSVMFFMRYKARPGHFFGSLGLGLGAVAMLILLYLGFDKFIMGNDIGTRPMLMVGVVLLLSSVQMITTGILAEMIARTYYRDDASPNYIVRQIFDDRSQA